A portion of the Sphingobacterium spiritivorum genome contains these proteins:
- a CDS encoding SusC/RagA family TonB-linked outer membrane protein, giving the protein MSKVLMLLTAFCLSIGVSIAQNRQLQGTIKADDSGQTLSGVSIKVLGTNVSTSSDSKGNFKINVPAQGGTLQFSYVGYTTQSVPFKSESTLNISLQSVTNALEEVTVNVGYGVVKKKDLTGAVASVSADVISKAPVASALEAIQGRLSGVNISSTEGSPDAEMTVRVRGGGSITGDNSPLYIVDGFPVTTIADIAPSDIESIDVLKDASSTAIYGSRGANGVIIVTTKTSKTGKFSVSYNAFGGIRNIANTLDVLQPLDYAKWQYERALLTKSIDTYTKYFGNWQDIDLYDGVATNDWQDIVFGRTGNTFNQNVSLSGGSEKTKYSFSHNFIKDKAIMVSSGYNRQNINFKLNHKLHKRVTLDLGFRFSDMKIDGGGANEQNEKSSADSRLKAVMVYPGIPVQGLTDSEETDEGFNLFDPLTFIADNDQLQKRRSYNLNGSIGWEIVNNLRFKTDFTFDDGNNSNDRFYGKTTYYVRNTPEDKNQNLPAVILSKISRQSIRTANTLNYDFKSLLNKDHNLNVLLGQEYIFTKSNALTNTVHGFPSTFTFDQTRKLTAQGKPFSTENFFNANDILLSFFGRANYDFRGKYLLSATFRADGSSKFGPGNKWGYFPSVSGAWRISDEAFMDASKSWLNDLKLRLSYGTAGNNNIPTGQIDPTFTVTPTSWINGYSSFWSTSKIMSNPDLKWETTITRNLGLDFSLFNSRVTGTVETYLNKTKDLLIDYPIAGVGYDSQYRNMGETQNKGIEVALNWAAVKSKDFDLNVSANISFNRNRVNSLGLLNAINWPSRWASTEIGSDYWVQPGAAVGQMYGYKSAGRYEVSDFTGYDAAKGIWTLKDGVATANDVIGTIRPGSMKLEDLNGDGKINENDKTIIGNANPKHTGGFSINTRYKNFDLTALFNWSFGNDIYNANKIEYTQTSKYHSRNMISIMEEGQRWTNLLPDGTISNDPAQLAAMNANTTLWSPLTKQFIFSDWAVEDGSFLRLGTLTLGYTFSSDLLQKVKVKNLRIYGTGYNLFRITNYSGFDPEVSTRRQSALTPGVDYSAYPKSRLYVVGVNLSF; this is encoded by the coding sequence ATGAGTAAAGTGCTTATGCTATTAACTGCTTTTTGTCTGTCGATAGGGGTTTCTATTGCCCAAAACAGACAATTGCAAGGTACGATCAAGGCTGATGACTCGGGTCAAACGTTATCCGGAGTCAGTATAAAAGTTCTTGGTACCAATGTCAGTACCAGTTCTGACAGTAAGGGGAATTTTAAAATTAATGTTCCGGCTCAGGGCGGGACACTTCAATTTTCCTATGTGGGCTATACCACGCAATCTGTTCCCTTCAAATCTGAATCAACCCTCAACATTTCTCTGCAGAGTGTGACTAATGCACTGGAAGAAGTGACCGTCAATGTGGGGTATGGAGTCGTCAAGAAAAAGGATCTGACCGGAGCTGTGGCTTCTGTGAGTGCAGACGTGATTTCCAAAGCTCCGGTCGCTTCTGCGTTGGAAGCTATACAGGGACGTCTTTCGGGTGTGAATATTTCCAGTACGGAAGGATCACCAGATGCTGAAATGACAGTACGAGTACGGGGTGGGGGCTCTATCACGGGAGATAACTCGCCTCTTTACATTGTGGATGGATTTCCGGTGACAACTATCGCTGATATTGCACCTTCGGATATCGAATCTATTGATGTCCTGAAAGATGCTTCTTCTACTGCAATCTATGGTTCAAGAGGTGCAAATGGTGTTATTATTGTAACGACCAAGACGAGCAAGACAGGGAAATTTTCTGTGAGTTACAATGCTTTTGGGGGTATTCGTAACATTGCGAATACGCTGGATGTATTGCAGCCGCTGGACTATGCCAAGTGGCAGTATGAGCGTGCTTTACTAACCAAGAGTATTGATACCTATACCAAATATTTTGGCAACTGGCAGGATATAGATCTGTATGACGGAGTGGCGACGAATGACTGGCAGGATATTGTATTTGGTCGTACAGGTAATACTTTTAATCAGAATGTGAGTCTGAGTGGTGGTAGTGAGAAGACCAAGTACAGCTTTAGTCATAATTTTATCAAGGATAAAGCTATTATGGTGTCTTCAGGATATAATCGTCAGAATATCAATTTTAAGCTCAATCATAAGCTGCATAAGCGCGTAACACTGGATCTTGGTTTCCGTTTTTCGGATATGAAGATTGACGGGGGAGGTGCTAATGAGCAGAATGAAAAATCATCTGCAGATTCGCGTTTGAAAGCGGTAATGGTATATCCGGGTATCCCTGTTCAGGGCTTAACAGATTCAGAAGAGACCGATGAGGGGTTTAATTTATTTGATCCGCTGACTTTTATCGCTGACAATGATCAGCTTCAGAAGCGTCGCAGTTACAATTTAAATGGTAGTATAGGTTGGGAAATCGTAAATAATCTACGTTTTAAGACAGATTTTACCTTTGATGACGGAAATAATTCCAATGATCGTTTTTATGGCAAAACGACCTACTATGTGCGAAATACACCGGAAGATAAGAATCAAAATCTGCCGGCTGTAATCTTATCCAAGATCTCAAGACAATCTATCCGAACAGCAAATACGCTGAACTATGATTTCAAAAGTCTGCTTAATAAGGATCACAATCTGAATGTATTGTTGGGTCAGGAATATATTTTTACTAAATCCAATGCACTGACGAATACAGTTCACGGATTTCCGTCTACCTTTACTTTTGATCAAACCCGAAAACTAACCGCTCAGGGTAAACCCTTTTCTACAGAGAATTTTTTCAATGCAAATGATATCTTATTATCTTTCTTCGGTCGTGCTAACTACGATTTTCGGGGGAAGTATCTGCTAAGTGCTACCTTCCGTGCTGATGGTTCTTCTAAATTTGGTCCGGGTAATAAGTGGGGCTATTTCCCTTCTGTTTCCGGAGCATGGAGAATCTCAGATGAGGCATTTATGGATGCATCGAAATCCTGGCTGAATGATCTGAAACTAAGACTGAGTTACGGTACCGCAGGTAATAACAACATTCCTACGGGACAGATCGATCCGACCTTTACTGTTACACCGACCTCATGGATTAACGGATACAGTAGTTTCTGGTCTACTTCTAAGATCATGTCCAATCCGGATCTGAAGTGGGAAACAACTATTACCAGAAATCTGGGATTAGACTTTAGTTTATTTAATAGCCGTGTAACAGGTACAGTAGAAACTTATCTCAATAAAACGAAAGATCTGCTGATAGACTATCCTATTGCAGGAGTGGGATATGACAGCCAGTACCGTAATATGGGAGAAACGCAGAATAAAGGTATTGAGGTTGCTTTAAACTGGGCTGCTGTCAAATCTAAAGATTTTGATCTCAACGTATCGGCAAACATCAGTTTCAACAGAAACCGTGTTAATTCTCTGGGACTTCTGAATGCGATTAACTGGCCTTCGAGATGGGCTTCTACAGAGATCGGGTCAGATTACTGGGTGCAACCGGGCGCTGCTGTCGGGCAGATGTATGGCTATAAGTCAGCCGGTCGATATGAGGTATCTGATTTTACCGGCTATGATGCTGCAAAAGGTATATGGACACTCAAAGACGGAGTCGCTACTGCTAATGATGTAATTGGTACGATCCGTCCGGGATCTATGAAACTGGAAGATCTCAATGGCGATGGCAAAATAAATGAAAACGATAAGACGATTATTGGTAATGCCAACCCTAAGCATACCGGAGGTTTCTCTATCAATACACGTTACAAGAATTTTGATCTTACTGCACTCTTCAACTGGAGTTTTGGTAATGATATCTATAATGCCAATAAGATTGAATATACACAGACCAGTAAATATCACTCCCGTAATATGATCTCTATTATGGAAGAAGGGCAGCGCTGGACGAATCTGTTGCCTGACGGGACAATCAGTAATGATCCTGCTCAGCTTGCAGCCATGAATGCAAATACAACGCTGTGGTCGCCACTTACCAAACAGTTTATCTTCAGTGACTGGGCTGTAGAAGATGGTTCATTCCTGCGGTTAGGCACATTGACATTAGGATACACATTTTCAAGTGATCTGCTGCAAAAAGTCAAAGTAAAGAATCTGCGTATATACGGTACAGGGTATAATCTGTTTCGTATCACAAATTACAGTGGCTTTGATCCGGAAGTATCTACCAGAAGACAATCTGCACTTACACCAGGGGTAGACTATTCTGCTTATCCTAAGAGTCGCTTGTATGTGGTAGGGGTAAATCTGAGCTTCTAA
- a CDS encoding DUF5123 domain-containing protein: protein MKVHLKKYAIYGVLGISLSLSGCSKDSLEVIKTLDTDQSFSPVGLTAILDGKTSIVLTWTKAINAEAYTVELSESATFEGTPFKTIDNIKIGELPYTISGLSGDTEYYIRVKGTMTGKEDSKWVSTILKTASEQIFNPVDLATITAKSVVLSWPAAAAVTSISLSPGNIQRTLTADEIAKGSALIEGLIPETSYSAILLNGTKTRGTAIFKTGIDIGDAILVTSVAELTAGIASAKGGETFALTGGNYDFVGATGVSLALSKPVAIVAARVSEKPVLNNVGFSLSAGAALKFQNVIVDGGNNLNNAITVGNGVYGEIIIEGSEIRNYKAGVIIMNTSGTSSSTVAALKMNNNIFLNYGNSGEFIDFRTGFPLSISFTNNTVYGVADREFIRIDAAGTNVYPAGGVSISVSNNTLVGLANASSRRFFYVRIPVANHSISFTKNIVTGTVGLLANQSQTNITTLSGNNYFNATSLQVTSSGTVKVDANGTSLDPGFANAANGDFTISNNTLKGNGVGDPRWIK from the coding sequence ATGAAAGTACATTTAAAAAAATACGCTATATACGGAGTTTTAGGGATTTCCCTCTCTTTATCGGGTTGTTCCAAAGATTCTCTGGAAGTGATCAAAACCCTGGATACAGATCAATCTTTTTCACCGGTAGGATTAACAGCTATTCTGGATGGTAAGACATCTATTGTATTGACCTGGACAAAAGCAATCAATGCAGAAGCCTATACGGTTGAGTTGTCTGAAAGTGCAACTTTCGAAGGAACTCCTTTTAAGACCATTGATAATATTAAAATCGGTGAATTGCCATACACTATCTCCGGTCTGTCCGGAGATACGGAATATTATATTCGTGTTAAAGGTACTATGACCGGCAAGGAAGATTCAAAGTGGGTGTCAACAATATTAAAGACTGCTTCAGAACAGATCTTTAATCCGGTGGATCTGGCCACTATTACAGCTAAATCTGTGGTATTGAGCTGGCCTGCAGCTGCCGCAGTTACCAGTATTAGTCTTTCTCCCGGCAATATTCAGCGGACCCTTACAGCGGATGAGATAGCAAAAGGTTCGGCATTGATTGAAGGCCTGATTCCGGAGACGAGCTATAGTGCGATATTGCTGAATGGAACAAAAACAAGAGGCACAGCGATCTTTAAAACAGGGATAGATATAGGAGATGCTATTCTGGTGACTTCCGTGGCAGAATTAACAGCTGGAATTGCATCTGCCAAAGGAGGAGAAACTTTTGCTCTGACAGGAGGTAATTATGATTTTGTAGGAGCTACAGGTGTGTCACTGGCATTATCCAAGCCTGTTGCAATTGTAGCTGCACGCGTATCGGAAAAGCCGGTGTTGAACAATGTAGGTTTTAGCTTGTCAGCAGGGGCGGCTTTGAAGTTTCAAAATGTAATTGTTGATGGTGGGAATAATCTGAATAATGCAATCACTGTAGGTAACGGTGTGTACGGAGAGATCATTATCGAAGGCAGTGAAATACGAAACTATAAAGCCGGCGTCATTATTATGAATACCTCAGGAACTTCATCCAGTACTGTTGCAGCACTGAAGATGAATAACAATATCTTCCTGAATTATGGAAACAGCGGAGAGTTTATTGATTTCCGTACCGGATTTCCATTAAGTATCTCTTTTACGAATAATACGGTTTATGGGGTTGCTGACCGTGAATTTATTCGTATAGATGCGGCAGGTACTAATGTGTATCCGGCTGGTGGAGTTAGTATTTCTGTAAGTAATAATACACTTGTCGGACTGGCCAATGCATCCAGCAGAAGGTTTTTCTATGTACGTATTCCGGTGGCAAATCACAGTATTTCATTTACTAAGAATATAGTTACAGGTACAGTGGGTTTATTAGCCAATCAATCACAGACTAATATTACGACATTGAGTGGAAATAACTATTTCAATGCTACGAGTCTGCAAGTTACCTCATCGGGGACTGTTAAAGTAGATGCCAATGGAACAAGCCTGGATCCGGGATTTGCGAATGCTGCAAACGGTGATTTTACAATCAGTAACAATACACTCAAGGGAAATGGGGTAGGAGATCCACGCTGGATTAAATAG
- a CDS encoding LacI family DNA-binding transcriptional regulator encodes MKFENYTIKDIAQALNLSTSTVSRALRDSYEISPETKKIVLEYAEKVNYRANPIARSLKEKRSYSIGIVLSEIANNFFSQVINGVESVAYQKNYNVMISQTHESAEREKLNVEYLSSRSVDGLLIALASETEDISYLRKLYERGFPIVFFDRVPEDFDTFKVIVNNYKGAFAATEQLILSGKRKIAHLNNAKNLSITRERLKGYQDALKKYHIPFNEDLVKHCLYGGMNLNELENVVDELLEQNFDAIFISGDRLSTGFLLALKTKNPELANKIAISGFTNSNVVSLFSPTMNVVRQPAVEMGKIATELLIKMIESNYPIEEFETIILQTELIKAN; translated from the coding sequence ATGAAATTTGAAAACTATACGATCAAGGATATTGCGCAGGCACTTAATCTATCTACTTCTACGGTCTCCAGGGCACTAAGAGATAGCTATGAAATTAGTCCGGAAACCAAGAAAATCGTATTAGAATATGCCGAAAAAGTAAACTACCGTGCCAACCCTATAGCCAGAAGTCTGAAAGAAAAAAGAAGCTATTCTATTGGGATTGTACTCAGTGAAATTGCAAACAATTTTTTCTCTCAGGTTATTAATGGAGTAGAGTCTGTTGCCTATCAGAAGAACTATAATGTGATGATCTCCCAGACTCATGAATCGGCTGAAAGAGAAAAACTCAATGTAGAATATCTGAGTTCCAGATCCGTAGATGGATTGCTGATAGCCTTAGCTTCCGAGACAGAAGATATCTCGTACCTAAGAAAACTATATGAAAGAGGGTTTCCTATCGTGTTCTTTGATCGGGTGCCGGAAGATTTCGATACGTTCAAGGTCATTGTCAACAATTACAAAGGAGCTTTTGCGGCCACAGAACAATTGATTCTGTCCGGAAAAAGAAAAATTGCGCATCTCAACAATGCCAAAAATCTTTCTATCACACGGGAACGGTTAAAAGGCTATCAGGATGCATTGAAAAAATACCATATTCCCTTTAATGAAGATCTGGTAAAACATTGTTTATACGGAGGTATGAATCTCAATGAACTGGAAAATGTTGTAGATGAACTTTTAGAGCAGAATTTCGATGCCATATTTATATCAGGTGATCGTCTGTCTACCGGTTTTTTACTGGCTCTCAAAACCAAAAATCCGGAATTGGCCAATAAGATTGCGATATCAGGCTTTACCAATTCAAATGTCGTGAGTCTCTTCTCCCCGACCATGAATGTTGTCAGACAACCTGCAGTAGAAATGGGTAAAATAGCGACAGAGCTGCTTATCAAAATGATAGAATCCAATTACCCTATTGAGGAATTCGAAACTATTATACTACAGACAGAATTAATCAAGGCCAACTAA
- a CDS encoding RagB/SusD family nutrient uptake outer membrane protein, whose product MKKTFYKIALAAVLGTSLVSCNKLLDAPVQSAMDESVIFSSPVLAEGAVAGILQSFGETNSYRGRYLVYYGINTDNEVGNSLKNTTDEKSLLANYQTNANNTQMNTDNNAWAKFYEAIERANLAIRGLRTYGNIENNAQLAQILGEVLVLRAVVYNDLVKGWGDVPARFEPLTSANTYVPRSDRDVIYKQILADLKEAENYLPWPNGNTKTQSVEKVNKAFAKGLRARIALAAGGYAQHADGVRLSRDPDLERTKMYQIAKEECLDVINSGSLRLLGFEEVFRTLCQETNLAGKESMWEIPFSEGRGRVLFDLGVKHTTTDKYTMQNKGGTNGPNPIMWYEYDKDDVRRAVSVVPYEWTNGKQVPTNLNKWYFGKYRYEWMKRVVTSTNDDGLNWMYMRYSDVVLMAAESVNELDGPQAAATYLKMIRDRAFPTHPEKVTAYMSAVTVSKEAFFNAIVDERSLEFTGEMLRKGDLIRWNLLSAKLNEAKQKLQLLENRQGKYASYPKNVYYKTLADGESVGIYGLEAGETDAIGATYGTSKTWKLAADNDQVAYWDAMFLRDPNMQQFWPIWQFFIEASNGQLTNSGYNF is encoded by the coding sequence ATGAAAAAGACATTTTATAAAATAGCATTAGCAGCAGTATTAGGGACTTCTCTGGTCTCTTGTAATAAACTTCTGGATGCACCTGTACAGTCTGCGATGGATGAGTCTGTTATTTTCTCTTCGCCTGTACTGGCGGAGGGTGCTGTGGCAGGAATCTTACAGTCATTCGGAGAGACAAATTCATATCGTGGACGTTACCTTGTTTATTATGGTATCAATACCGATAATGAGGTGGGAAATTCACTGAAAAATACGACTGATGAAAAAAGCTTGTTAGCCAATTATCAGACGAATGCAAATAATACGCAGATGAATACGGACAATAATGCCTGGGCTAAATTTTACGAGGCTATTGAACGTGCTAATCTGGCTATCCGCGGATTACGTACATATGGAAATATTGAGAATAATGCACAATTGGCTCAGATTCTTGGGGAAGTGCTGGTCTTGCGCGCTGTGGTTTACAACGATCTTGTAAAAGGATGGGGTGATGTGCCAGCGCGATTTGAACCCTTGACGTCTGCTAATACGTATGTTCCGAGAAGTGACCGGGATGTTATTTACAAACAAATACTGGCCGACCTCAAAGAAGCCGAAAATTATCTTCCATGGCCTAACGGGAATACAAAGACTCAGTCTGTGGAGAAAGTTAACAAGGCTTTTGCAAAAGGATTGCGGGCGCGTATAGCGCTTGCTGCAGGTGGGTATGCACAGCATGCAGATGGAGTGCGCCTGAGCCGTGATCCGGATCTGGAGCGTACAAAGATGTATCAGATCGCCAAAGAAGAATGCCTGGATGTAATCAATAGCGGTTCATTACGACTTCTAGGGTTTGAGGAAGTGTTCAGGACGCTATGTCAGGAAACGAATCTGGCAGGTAAAGAGTCAATGTGGGAAATCCCGTTTTCAGAAGGTCGCGGACGTGTATTGTTTGATCTGGGTGTCAAACATACGACTACAGATAAGTATACTATGCAGAATAAAGGTGGTACAAATGGTCCGAATCCGATTATGTGGTATGAGTATGATAAGGATGATGTAAGACGTGCTGTATCTGTAGTACCTTATGAGTGGACCAATGGTAAACAGGTGCCTACAAATCTGAATAAGTGGTACTTTGGAAAATATCGTTATGAATGGATGAAGCGGGTAGTAACGTCTACTAATGATGACGGGCTCAACTGGATGTATATGCGTTATTCAGATGTGGTTCTTATGGCTGCAGAATCTGTAAATGAGTTGGATGGACCGCAGGCTGCAGCTACATATCTCAAAATGATCCGGGATCGTGCATTCCCTACACATCCGGAAAAAGTAACGGCATATATGTCTGCTGTAACAGTGAGTAAAGAAGCCTTTTTTAATGCTATTGTTGACGAACGTTCCTTAGAATTTACAGGAGAGATGCTGAGAAAGGGAGACCTGATCCGTTGGAATCTGCTCTCTGCCAAGCTTAATGAAGCCAAACAAAAACTGCAACTACTGGAAAACCGTCAGGGCAAATATGCAAGCTATCCTAAAAATGTATATTATAAGACATTGGCAGATGGTGAATCTGTCGGTATCTATGGCCTGGAAGCAGGAGAAACAGATGCAATAGGCGCTACATACGGGACTTCTAAAACGTGGAAGCTGGCTGCAGACAATGATCAGGTAGCTTATTGGGATGCCATGTTCCTCCGCGACCCGAATATGCAACAATTCTGGCCTATCTGGCAGTTCTTTATTGAGGCGAGCAACGGACAACTGACAAATAGTGGTTACAATTTCTAA
- a CDS encoding NADP-dependent glyceraldehyde-3-phosphate dehydrogenase, translating into MSLNLEDIFLQEEDIPDEYALHEQIDQREYLSNGEMKAWNGPVNEVFSPICVKTKDGLQRKRIGSFPVCTEKESQEALDAAVAAYDNGRGQWPTMSVADRITCVENFTHKMIEQKNIVVKLIMWEIGKSYTDSVKEFDRTVEYIYATIDALKDIDRQSSGFTIEQGIIAQIRRSPLGVVLCMGPFNYPLNETFTTLIPALIMGNTLLFKPPKHGTLLHYPLLEAFRSSFPKGVVNTIYGRGNNIVPGLMQSGKINVLTLIGSSRVADELKKLHPKVNRLRAILGLDAKNAAIITKDADLDLAVSETLLGSLSFNGQRCTAIKIVYVHRSLAQEFLKRLSAEVSKLKYGMPWEKGVALTPLPEVGKPAYLESCIADAIANGAKVVNEHGGETLESFVYPAIVYPVNHAMKLYREEQFGPIIPVVPFDDLEEPIEYLIGSPHGQQVSIFSNNASVVSSLIDPLVNQVSRVNINCQCQRGPDVFPFTGRKDSAEGTLSVVDALRSFSIRSLVATKFTDSNKKLFNEIVSENESNFLSTKYIF; encoded by the coding sequence ATGTCCTTAAACCTAGAAGACATATTCCTTCAGGAGGAAGATATTCCTGACGAGTATGCACTGCATGAGCAGATTGACCAACGTGAATATCTCTCCAACGGAGAGATGAAAGCCTGGAATGGCCCTGTCAATGAAGTCTTTTCACCTATCTGTGTCAAGACGAAAGATGGCTTGCAGCGAAAGCGTATCGGTAGTTTCCCCGTATGTACGGAAAAAGAATCTCAGGAAGCCCTGGATGCTGCTGTAGCCGCATATGACAACGGCAGAGGTCAATGGCCGACAATGAGTGTTGCTGACCGGATCACCTGTGTAGAAAATTTTACACATAAGATGATCGAACAGAAAAATATCGTCGTCAAACTGATCATGTGGGAAATCGGTAAATCATATACCGATTCCGTAAAAGAATTTGACCGCACGGTAGAATATATCTATGCTACGATAGATGCGTTAAAAGATATAGATCGCCAATCATCAGGTTTCACGATCGAACAGGGGATTATCGCGCAGATACGTCGTTCGCCACTGGGAGTGGTACTTTGTATGGGGCCATTCAACTACCCGTTGAATGAAACCTTCACGACGCTGATTCCTGCACTCATTATGGGTAATACGCTACTCTTCAAACCGCCTAAGCATGGTACACTTTTACACTATCCTTTATTGGAAGCATTCCGGTCCAGTTTTCCTAAAGGAGTAGTCAATACCATCTATGGACGTGGTAATAATATTGTTCCCGGGTTAATGCAGTCCGGTAAAATTAATGTACTGACACTCATAGGATCCAGTCGTGTAGCGGACGAACTGAAAAAGCTGCATCCTAAAGTAAACCGTCTCCGGGCTATTCTAGGACTTGATGCCAAGAATGCGGCTATCATCACCAAAGATGCTGATCTGGATCTTGCGGTATCCGAGACGTTATTAGGTTCTCTGTCCTTCAACGGTCAACGTTGTACAGCGATTAAGATCGTATATGTACATCGTAGCCTTGCACAGGAATTCCTGAAAAGACTATCTGCAGAAGTATCCAAATTAAAATACGGTATGCCATGGGAAAAAGGGGTTGCACTTACTCCTCTGCCGGAAGTTGGTAAACCGGCATATCTGGAGTCCTGTATTGCAGATGCGATAGCCAATGGAGCCAAAGTTGTCAATGAACACGGAGGAGAGACCCTGGAATCATTTGTATATCCGGCGATTGTATATCCGGTAAATCATGCCATGAAGCTGTATCGAGAAGAACAGTTTGGTCCTATTATTCCTGTAGTACCTTTCGATGATCTGGAAGAGCCTATAGAATATCTGATCGGCTCCCCGCATGGTCAACAGGTTTCCATATTCAGCAACAATGCTTCTGTAGTGTCATCTCTTATAGATCCCTTGGTCAATCAGGTGAGTCGTGTCAATATCAACTGCCAGTGTCAGCGCGGCCCGGACGTCTTTCCGTTCACAGGACGAAAAGACAGTGCCGAAGGAACGCTGTCGGTAGTCGATGCACTTCGCTCCTTCTCTATCCGTTCATTAGTAGCCACCAAATTCACCGATAGCAACAAAAAGCTATTCAATGAAATTGTAAGCGAAAATGAGTCTAATTTTCTAAGCACGAAGTATATCTTCTAA
- a CDS encoding rhamnogalacturonan acetylesterase — MNYCKLKKGLSVIFLTAVLIGLYAFSKKEPATLYIIGDSTAANKTAKTYPETGWGMKLQELFNEQEVIVDNRALNGRSTASFKHDYNTKSHTVVNHWRLVLEKIKPGDYVFIEFGHNDEKIHKPTVGTSLEKFKANLTEYVEETRQKGAIPVLLTPIERRNWINGKLVETHGGYPDATRAVAKQLNVPLIDMQIKTNSLLSRLGEEGSVSLFNHLPPGHENYPKGIQDNTHLSPKGAEQLAKLVVDGIRELNLTLATALR, encoded by the coding sequence ATGAATTATTGTAAACTAAAAAAAGGATTATCGGTCATTTTTCTGACTGCTGTGCTCATCGGTTTGTATGCTTTTTCCAAGAAGGAACCTGCTACACTTTACATTATCGGAGATTCTACAGCTGCAAATAAGACGGCTAAAACTTACCCTGAAACCGGATGGGGGATGAAGCTGCAGGAGCTGTTTAATGAGCAGGAGGTGATTGTTGATAACAGAGCTTTGAACGGGCGTAGCACGGCTTCCTTTAAGCATGATTATAATACAAAATCTCATACAGTGGTGAATCACTGGAGACTGGTATTGGAAAAGATAAAACCCGGAGATTATGTGTTTATCGAATTCGGGCACAATGATGAAAAAATTCATAAGCCTACTGTAGGTACTTCTCTGGAAAAATTTAAGGCCAACCTTACAGAGTATGTGGAAGAGACACGTCAGAAAGGGGCTATTCCTGTACTGTTGACTCCTATAGAACGCCGAAACTGGATAAATGGCAAGCTGGTTGAAACGCATGGCGGTTACCCTGATGCAACCCGTGCGGTGGCAAAACAGTTAAATGTGCCTCTAATTGATATGCAGATTAAAACAAATAGCTTACTTTCCCGTTTAGGAGAGGAAGGATCTGTTTCCTTATTTAATCATCTGCCTCCGGGCCACGAGAATTACCCGAAGGGTATTCAGGACAATACGCACTTATCACCCAAAGGAGCAGAGCAACTTGCGAAGCTGGTAGTTGATGGCATACGGGAATTAAATCTTACGCTTGCAACTGCACTTCGGTAG